The genome window CAATTTCGAAGGCTGCATCCTCGTAAATAGGCGTGCCCAGAATTTCGGCCGAGCGTTGCACAATTGTGGTCAGCAGGGCTGAATCGTAGTACTCTAGGCGGGCGCTGATGCCGAAACGGGCCCGCAACGGCGAGGTCAGCATACCCGAGCGGGTAGTGGCACCAATCAGCGTAAACGGCGACAAAGAAATCTGCACCGAGCGCGCATTCGGACCCGAATCGAGCATGATGTCGATGCGGTAATCCTCCATGGCCGAGTAGAGGTATTCCTCTACTACCGGGTTTAGGCGGTGAATCTCATCAATGAAGAGCACGTCGTTTGGCTCCAGGTTTGTGAGCAGGCCAGCCAGGTCGGAAGGCTTGTCCAGCACCGGGCCGCTCGTCATCTTGATGCCCGATTCCAGCTCGTTGGCAATGATGTGCGAAAGAGTAGTTTTACCTAGGCCGGGCGGGCCGTGCAGCAGTACGTGGTCGAGGGCCTCGCCGCGGTGCTTGGCGGCAGCCACGAATACTTTTAGGTTTTCGACTACCTTGCCCTGGCCGGTGAAATCATCGAAGGAAAGGGGCCGCAGGGCTTTATCGATGTCCTTTTCAGTGGCATCCATGTGGTCGTTGCCACCAGTCATATACGGTTCGCGCATAAGCGTACAATGTAGTTCAGCGTGTGGAAAGGTAACAGTTGGCGAGTTGGGTTGGTGCCTTTTTTAGCAAAAAATATCCACGTATTCCTATTTAACTAATCAGGTTAGCAAAATCTTGTTACCGGATTTGCTCGTACCCCTTTTCAGGTTCTCCCTGACCCGTATCTTGCCGCTTCACCCGCTCTGCTTCTCATGTCCGCTGCTTCCTGGCTTGATGCCCTTCCCACTGACTTTTACGACCAGCTGGCTCACTGCCTAAGCCTGCACGGCATGGCAGCGGCGGAGCTGCTCAGCCAGCCGGAAACGCAACGCTTAACCGCGCTTACTACCCTCGATGGCCGAAAAGTACAGGAGCTGAACCAGATTCAGAACCACCAGGAGCTACTAGCCAGCTTGCAGGCGGAACCCCTAGACCTATACCACCTGCTCCTGCTGGGCCGGCTGACGCTGGAAACGTCCTTGGCTACGCCCGTGCTGGCCTACGTGCGGGAGCAAATGCAGATAGATGAACCCCAGTTGGAATACCTGAAAACCTACTGCCTGGAGCTGAGCGCCGCCTTTCTGAACACGCTGGAAGAACACGTAGCAGCACCCGCCGGCACGGCCTCGTTGGGCCTGCACCGGCTTCAGATTGAGGAGGCTTTTACCAAGCTGCTGACAACCCAGCCCTCCCCTACCCCGCCGGCAGCCAATCTGCGCCTATCGGAGCCCCAACTGCAGATGTTGCGGCTGGCCTTGCTGCTCGTGCACAGCCTGCCCGCCACCGCCGACCATCCGTTTCTGCGAGCCGTAGGGGAGCTTCCCCACCTGCAACCACCCGCCCTGGAGCCGCTGATTGAACACCTGAGCCGCGTGCGGGCGCGGGAACAGCTTACCCTCACCATGCCGGAGCTAGTGCAGCTCTACCAGGGTATGCAGGTGTGCGGGATGATTTTCGTGTCGGATGTAATGAGCCGGCTGGGGCTGGAAGACGCCTTTCCCACGCTTTCTGAAGCCGAGGCAGCCACCGTGGAGGCCGAGCCCGTCAGCAACCGGCAGGCCGTGGGCGAAATGGTCAGCGGCTTCACGCTGTGGGTGCAGCAAACCTTCCCCGAATCGTCAGAAATTCAGCAGGCCCGCCAGGAAATTTTGGCCCTCGCCGATACGCTGTAAAATAGTGATTGGACGAGGTGGTGAACTAGTTTACCAGCAGCACTTCAATTTCCAGGTGCAGCCAGTCTTCTTCCCAGGCTTTGTGAGTTAGGCAGGCGCTGAGGGAGTAGCCGGCATCCAGCAGGCGGGCCACTGTTTCGTTGCGCCCCTCGGGCAGGTAGCCCAGCCAAAAGGCGTCGATGCCGGTGGTTAGCACGCGCACGGCCCAATCATCATACACACTATCGGCCTCGCGCGCCAGGGCCAGTTGCTGCCCCGGCTGCAGGCGCGGCTCAAAAGCCCGCAGACCGTCGCGGTGGGTAGTACCGGCCACAAGGCATTCAAGAAGTACCAGCGGTTGAGAAGCAGTTGACATGGGTAGTAAGTGGAGTGTAGCGGCGTAAACATACACTCTGGAACGGGTTTAGGCCAGCCCAACCAGAACTTACCTGACTTACAATACGGCCTCCTGAGCTTTTAACGACCCACCCGAAGCACTCCTCACCGGATGGCTGAGGCCGGTGGCAGAAATCTACCAGGCCTAGACTAATAGTCACTGCTGTACTTTGGCTGACAAGTCTGTACTTTACGGCTCAGCAGTTTCTCCTT of Hymenobacter sublimis contains these proteins:
- the ruvB gene encoding Holliday junction branch migration DNA helicase RuvB — protein: MREPYMTGGNDHMDATEKDIDKALRPLSFDDFTGQGKVVENLKVFVAAAKHRGEALDHVLLHGPPGLGKTTLSHIIANELESGIKMTSGPVLDKPSDLAGLLTNLEPNDVLFIDEIHRLNPVVEEYLYSAMEDYRIDIMLDSGPNARSVQISLSPFTLIGATTRSGMLTSPLRARFGISARLEYYDSALLTTIVQRSAEILGTPIYEDAAFEIARRSRGTPRIANNLLRRTRDFAQIKGTGTITREIAQFALNALDVDQNGLDEMDIRILSTIIDKFKGGPVGLGTIATACGDEAETIEEVYEPFLIQEGFIKRTSRGREATELAYQHLGRQMPQHLRGNTGTPGELFS
- a CDS encoding HIRAN domain-containing protein, whose product is MSTASQPLVLLECLVAGTTHRDGLRAFEPRLQPGQQLALAREADSVYDDWAVRVLTTGIDAFWLGYLPEGRNETVARLLDAGYSLSACLTHKAWEEDWLHLEIEVLLVN